The following coding sequences lie in one Calidithermus timidus DSM 17022 genomic window:
- a CDS encoding glycoside hydrolase family 43 protein: MIRNPILSGFNPDPSIVRVGEDYYIATSTFEWYPGVQIHHSRDLVHWRLVARPLARRSQLDLLGNPDSGGVWAPCLSYADGRFWLVYTDVKTWAPGAPFKDTHNYLVTAERVEGPWSEPVYLNSSGFDPSLFHDDDGRKWLLNMLWDHRKGRNPFGGILLQEYDPVRQKLVGPVHHIFRGTCLGVTEGPHLYKRGGWYYLLTAEGGTSYGHAVTLARSRSIFGPYELHPANPLLTSREHPELPLQKAGHASLVETQTGEWYMVHLTGRPLDPPTAPLRRCNLGRETAIQKLEWAPDGWPRLAGGGNTPRLEVEAPKLPPHPWPPEPETDPFDAPTLSPHFQTLRLPADVSWLSLSERPGFLRLYGRESLISRHRQSLVARRLQHFYAEAETALEFEPRHFQQMAGLVCYYDTRHWVYLRLSRDEILGKTLNLLLCDAGRYDEPLEREVSVGEAARVYLKVRFERETFRFFYALQGQDWQPIGPAFDSGKLSDDYCNGLSFTGTFIGLCAQDLSGARLHADFDYFTYRGLA; this comes from the coding sequence ATGATCCGCAACCCCATCCTCAGCGGCTTCAACCCCGATCCCTCCATCGTGCGCGTGGGCGAGGACTACTACATCGCCACTTCCACCTTCGAGTGGTATCCGGGGGTGCAGATCCATCACTCGCGCGACCTGGTGCACTGGCGGTTGGTGGCGCGGCCCCTCGCCCGCCGCTCGCAGCTCGACCTGCTGGGCAACCCCGACTCCGGGGGCGTCTGGGCCCCCTGCCTGAGCTACGCCGATGGCCGCTTCTGGCTCGTCTACACCGACGTCAAGACCTGGGCCCCCGGTGCCCCTTTCAAGGACACCCACAACTACCTCGTCACCGCCGAGCGCGTGGAGGGGCCGTGGTCGGAGCCGGTCTACCTCAACTCCTCGGGCTTCGATCCCTCGCTCTTCCACGACGACGACGGGCGCAAGTGGCTCTTGAACATGCTCTGGGACCACCGCAAGGGCCGCAACCCCTTCGGCGGAATCCTGCTGCAGGAGTACGACCCCGTGCGCCAGAAGCTGGTGGGCCCGGTGCACCACATCTTCCGCGGCACCTGCTTGGGCGTCACCGAGGGGCCGCACCTCTACAAGCGCGGCGGTTGGTACTACCTGCTCACCGCCGAGGGGGGCACCTCCTACGGGCACGCCGTGACCCTGGCCCGCTCGCGCTCGATCTTCGGGCCCTACGAGCTGCACCCCGCCAACCCCCTCCTCACCAGCCGGGAGCACCCCGAGCTCCCCCTGCAGAAGGCGGGCCACGCCTCGCTGGTGGAGACCCAGACGGGGGAGTGGTACATGGTCCACCTCACCGGCCGTCCGCTCGACCCACCCACCGCCCCACTGCGCCGCTGCAACCTGGGCCGCGAGACCGCCATCCAGAAGCTCGAGTGGGCCCCGGACGGCTGGCCGCGGCTGGCCGGGGGTGGGAACACCCCGCGCCTCGAGGTCGAAGCCCCCAAGCTCCCGCCCCATCCCTGGCCCCCGGAGCCCGAGACCGACCCCTTCGACGCCCCCACCCTCAGCCCGCACTTCCAGACCCTGCGCCTCCCCGCCGACGTCTCCTGGCTCTCCCTCAGCGAGCGTCCTGGCTTCCTGCGCCTCTACGGGCGTGAGTCGCTGATCTCGCGTCACCGCCAGAGCCTGGTGGCCCGCCGCTTGCAGCACTTTTACGCCGAGGCCGAGACCGCGCTGGAGTTTGAGCCCCGGCACTTCCAGCAGATGGCCGGGTTGGTGTGCTACTACGACACGCGCCACTGGGTCTACCTGCGCCTCAGCCGCGACGAGATACTGGGCAAGACCCTCAACCTGCTGCTGTGCGACGCCGGGCGCTACGACGAGCCGCTGGAGCGCGAGGTGAGCGTGGGGGAGGCCGCGCGGGTATACCTCAAGGTGCGCTTCGAGCGTGAGACCTTCCGCTTCTTCTACGCCCTGCAGGGCCAGGACTGGCAGCCCATCGGCCCCGCCTTCGACTCGGGCAAGCTCTCCGACGACTACTGCAACGGCCTCTCCTTCACCGGCACCTTCATCGGCCTGTGCGCGCAGGACCTGAGCGGGGCGCGGCTGCACGCGGACTTCGACTACTTCACCTACCGGGGGCTCGCGTAG
- a CDS encoding glycoside hydrolase family 16 protein, translated as MKPNFPKLLFLLALALPGALAQELPGWRLTWADEFNLPLGSPVDRGKWNVETGGWGNGNSELQYYTESTLNAVHDGRNLAITALEQRRPGLRCWYGPCRYTSARLNTRGKFEQRYGRFEARIKLPRGQGLWPAFWLLGNNIGTVSWPLCGEIDVMENIGREPHTVHGTIHGPGYSGGAGIGKPYTLPADFADAFHVFALEWEPQELRWYVDGVRYQTRTPADLPEGARWVFDRPFFLILNLAVGGAWPGMPDATTRFPQRMLVDYVRVYERIDGP; from the coding sequence ATGAAACCAAACTTTCCCAAACTGCTGTTCCTCCTGGCGCTGGCCCTCCCCGGCGCCCTGGCTCAGGAGCTGCCCGGGTGGCGGCTGACCTGGGCCGACGAGTTTAACCTGCCGCTGGGCAGCCCGGTGGACCGCGGCAAGTGGAACGTGGAGACCGGCGGCTGGGGCAACGGCAACAGCGAGCTGCAGTACTACACCGAATCCACCCTCAACGCCGTGCACGACGGGCGCAACCTGGCGATCACCGCGCTCGAGCAGCGCAGACCCGGCCTGCGCTGCTGGTACGGCCCCTGCCGCTACACCTCCGCGCGGCTCAACACCCGCGGCAAGTTCGAGCAGCGCTACGGGCGCTTCGAGGCCCGCATCAAGCTTCCGCGCGGGCAGGGGTTGTGGCCCGCGTTCTGGCTGCTGGGCAACAACATCGGCACGGTGAGCTGGCCGCTGTGCGGCGAGATCGACGTGATGGAGAATATCGGGCGCGAGCCGCACACCGTGCACGGCACCATCCACGGCCCCGGCTACTCGGGCGGCGCGGGCATCGGCAAGCCCTACACCCTCCCCGCCGACTTCGCCGACGCCTTCCACGTCTTTGCGCTCGAGTGGGAACCGCAGGAGCTGCGTTGGTACGTCGACGGCGTGCGCTACCAGACCCGCACCCCCGCCGACCTCCCCGAAGGCGCCCGCTGGGTCTTCGACCGCCCCTTCTTTCTCATCCTCAACCTCGCCGTAGGCGGCGCCTGGCCCGGCATGCCCGACGCGACCACGCGCTTCCCGCAGCGGATGCTGGTGGACTACGTGCGGGTGTATGAACGGATCGATGGCCCATAG
- a CDS encoding tyrosine-type recombinase/integrase: protein MLPSLKNGKLGRRLSANGLWWRITGHYRAIGLPSRYGGLHMLRHTAGTRFYRSSRDLHTTACLLGHASPSTSAICAKMDLQGLFRGMDRLGEGEGRPASGVLRTPHDPHPASGYGPSIRSYTRT, encoded by the coding sequence ATGCTGCCGAGCCTCAAGAATGGGAAGTTGGGCAGGCGGCTTTCCGCCAACGGGCTGTGGTGGCGCATCACCGGGCATTACCGGGCCATCGGCCTGCCGAGCCGTTATGGTGGTCTTCACATGCTGCGGCACACGGCGGGCACCCGGTTCTACCGAAGCTCAAGGGATCTGCATACCACGGCCTGCCTGCTGGGCCACGCCAGTCCCAGCACCTCGGCCATCTGCGCCAAAATGGACTTGCAGGGCCTCTTCCGTGGGATGGATCGTCTGGGTGAGGGCGAGGGGCGTCCCGCGTCTGGCGTTTTGCGTACGCCGCACGACCCACACCCGGCGTCCGGCTATGGGCCATCGATCCGTTCATACACCCGCACGTAG
- a CDS encoding TA system VapC family ribonuclease toxin, protein MDLPDLNVWFALLVPEHPFHPRARSYWEEADTVGLVRVTALGLLRLLTNPKAMDGKPIELGEAWGIYRELRVGSGVPLWEEPDGLEETLANLVAKGFPPRLWTDAYLAAFAMAGGYRLVTFDRDFLSFSGLEWLLLEA, encoded by the coding sequence ATGGATCTTCCCGACCTTAACGTCTGGTTCGCCCTCCTGGTGCCGGAACATCCCTTTCACCCTCGAGCCCGATCCTACTGGGAGGAAGCGGATACCGTGGGATTGGTTCGCGTGACCGCCCTGGGCCTTTTGCGGCTTCTGACCAACCCCAAAGCCATGGACGGAAAGCCCATAGAGCTAGGGGAGGCGTGGGGGATCTACCGGGAGCTTAGGGTTGGCTCGGGGGTTCCCCTGTGGGAGGAGCCCGATGGCCTGGAGGAGACCTTGGCAAACTTGGTGGCGAAGGGATTTCCGCCGCGGCTTTGGACCGATGCCTACTTGGCCGCTTTTGCTATGGCCGGAGGGTATCGGCTGGTGACCTTTGACCGAGATTTCCTTAGCTTTTCTGGCCTGGAATGGCTGCTTCTCGAGGCGTGA
- a CDS encoding glycoside hydrolase family 3 N-terminal domain-containing protein yields the protein MIKGWRFALACAVLLGFCPALAQPLYKDPAQPVEKRVADLLARMTLEEKLGQMTQVAVSKLMSDGWGLGPLKGELLERYLVQRGIGSVLSGGGMGPVPNTPRAWAEMTNALQRTAVEKGRLGIPLLYGVDAVHGHNNVVGATLYPHNLGLAATWNPVLVEQVARRVGQELRATGTLWNFAPVADLGRDPRWGRFYETFGEDPLLAGSLVAAMVRGLQNGRVAATLKHFTGYGQPLGGTDRSPAFLAPRTLQELWLPPFRAGLEAGALTVMANSASLNGVPVHASRYLLTDVLRGQMGFKGVVISDWNDIDKLVGDHKAAADLADAVAMSINAGVDVYMVPMEVERYLQTLKELVEAGRISRARVDEAAGRVLRLKFQLGLFERPYVEAAEAEKVVEAQRPLAKQAALESITLLENAASTLPLTSVKTLLVTGPAATDKTMQMGGWSIDWQGKEGAKAPGATLLEGLQQGAPQGVKVAYADPKDARALAAAVRASDAVVVALGEKPYAESEGNNPTGELPAEQYKLLRELKALGKPVVLVLLAGRPLAFPDDVWLVPKAILMAYLPGSETGSALADVLFGRYNPSGRLPFTWPKHFGQVPFTYDRYPDLYPKAEPLYPFGYGLSYTDFTYRLQAARATANAVEVDVEVRNTGKRAGSDVVQLYTRFPPLGLLAPRERLVAFAKVNLEPGQTRTLKLTVPLDRFALVPGDVFSLELPRVLPGRYVLRVGEQTAGVELR from the coding sequence GTGATCAAAGGATGGAGATTCGCCCTCGCCTGTGCCGTGCTGCTGGGCTTTTGCCCTGCGCTGGCCCAGCCCCTCTACAAAGACCCCGCGCAGCCGGTGGAGAAGCGCGTCGCCGACCTGCTCGCGCGCATGACGTTGGAGGAGAAGCTGGGGCAGATGACGCAGGTGGCGGTGTCCAAGCTGATGTCGGACGGCTGGGGGCTGGGGCCGCTGAAGGGGGAACTACTCGAGCGCTACCTCGTGCAGCGCGGCATCGGCTCGGTGCTCTCGGGTGGGGGGATGGGGCCAGTGCCTAACACCCCTCGCGCTTGGGCCGAGATGACCAACGCCCTCCAGCGGACGGCGGTGGAGAAGGGCCGCCTGGGTATCCCCCTCCTCTACGGCGTGGATGCGGTGCACGGGCACAACAACGTTGTGGGGGCTACCCTCTACCCCCATAACCTGGGCCTGGCGGCTACTTGGAACCCAGTCCTGGTGGAGCAGGTGGCCCGGCGGGTGGGGCAGGAGCTGCGGGCTACGGGCACGCTGTGGAATTTCGCCCCCGTGGCCGACCTGGGCCGCGACCCGCGCTGGGGGCGCTTCTACGAGACCTTCGGCGAGGACCCGCTGCTGGCGGGCAGCCTGGTGGCCGCGATGGTGCGGGGTCTGCAGAATGGCCGCGTCGCCGCGACGCTCAAGCACTTCACCGGCTACGGCCAACCTTTGGGCGGCACCGACCGCAGCCCGGCCTTCCTGGCCCCCCGCACCCTGCAGGAGCTGTGGCTGCCGCCCTTCCGGGCGGGCCTCGAGGCCGGCGCCCTCACGGTGATGGCCAACAGCGCTTCGCTCAACGGCGTGCCGGTGCACGCCTCGCGCTACCTCCTCACCGACGTGCTGCGCGGCCAGATGGGCTTCAAGGGTGTGGTGATCTCCGACTGGAACGACATCGACAAGCTTGTGGGCGACCACAAAGCCGCCGCCGACCTCGCCGACGCCGTGGCCATGAGCATCAACGCCGGTGTGGACGTGTACATGGTGCCCATGGAGGTCGAACGCTACCTCCAGACCCTCAAGGAGCTCGTCGAGGCCGGCCGGATCTCCCGCGCCCGCGTCGACGAGGCGGCGGGCCGCGTCCTGCGGTTGAAGTTCCAGCTCGGCCTCTTCGAGCGCCCCTACGTCGAGGCAGCCGAGGCCGAGAAGGTGGTCGAGGCCCAGCGCCCGCTGGCCAAGCAGGCCGCCCTCGAGTCCATCACCCTGCTGGAAAACGCCGCCTCCACCCTGCCGCTCACCAGCGTCAAGACCCTGCTCGTCACCGGCCCCGCCGCCACCGACAAGACCATGCAGATGGGCGGCTGGAGCATTGACTGGCAGGGCAAGGAGGGGGCCAAGGCCCCCGGGGCGACGCTGCTCGAGGGCCTCCAGCAGGGCGCCCCCCAGGGCGTGAAGGTGGCCTACGCCGACCCCAAGGACGCCCGGGCCCTCGCCGCTGCGGTCAGGGCCTCCGACGCGGTGGTGGTGGCCCTGGGCGAGAAGCCCTACGCCGAGAGCGAGGGCAACAACCCTACTGGCGAACTCCCCGCCGAGCAGTACAAGCTGCTGCGCGAGCTCAAGGCCCTGGGCAAGCCGGTCGTGCTGGTGCTGCTCGCCGGTCGCCCCCTGGCCTTCCCCGACGACGTGTGGCTCGTTCCCAAGGCCATCCTCATGGCCTACCTCCCCGGCTCCGAAACGGGCAGCGCCCTGGCCGACGTGCTCTTCGGCCGCTACAACCCCAGCGGTCGCCTGCCCTTCACCTGGCCCAAGCACTTCGGCCAGGTGCCCTTCACCTACGACCGCTACCCCGACCTCTACCCCAAGGCCGAGCCGCTCTACCCCTTCGGCTACGGCCTGAGCTACACCGACTTCACCTACCGCCTACAGGCCGCCAGAGCCACCGCCAACGCCGTGGAGGTGGATGTCGAGGTGCGCAACACCGGCAAACGCGCTGGCAGCGACGTGGTGCAGCTCTACACCCGTTTCCCCCCGCTCGGCCTCCTCGCCCCCCGCGAACGCCTGGTGGCCTTCGCCAAGGTGAACCTCGAGCCCGGCCAAACCCGCACCCTCAAGCTCACCGTCCCCCTAGATCGCTTCGCCCTGGTACCGGGCGACGTGTTCAGCCTCGAGCTGCCGCGCGTGCTGCCTGGTCGCTACGTTTTGCGGGTGGGGGAGCAGACGGCGGGGGTGGAGCTGCGTTGA
- a CDS encoding ROK family transcriptional regulator produces the protein MPARSKTTSANSGTGVLRQLNRSLVLRTLWRRPGLSRSELARELGLAKSTVSVVVAELLEEELLHEGEEVPGGVGRPSRALELEGEKNLVLAWEISVDYLAVRLQNLMGEVRCGQDLELGLGPDPEACLDRLAQASKELLRGLGHNVYLRGLCLSVPGLVEPRPGHLTLAPNLGWQDLPLLEMLEHKLIQHKIRVETPPILENEANAAALGVYTLGEWRVANLAYLSLGIGLGSGLVLDRQLFWGSHGHAGEIGHVPLDPQGPPCRCGKRGCAETFVSLKAWRADPTEAGLERMADKLGLLLAQLLNLLDPDVVVLGGPLVEEVGPRLLPLARAAARRYALEQPARTAQIALSPFGRDSAILGAGVLAIRAFLEAQRSGVDI, from the coding sequence ATGCCTGCTCGCTCCAAAACCACCAGCGCCAACTCGGGAACGGGGGTCCTGCGCCAGCTCAACCGCTCGCTGGTGCTGCGCACCCTCTGGCGGCGGCCGGGCCTCTCGCGCTCGGAGTTGGCGCGCGAGCTGGGGCTGGCTAAATCCACGGTCTCGGTGGTGGTGGCCGAGCTGCTCGAGGAGGAGTTGCTGCACGAGGGAGAGGAGGTGCCAGGGGGAGTGGGGCGGCCCTCGCGGGCCCTCGAGCTCGAGGGCGAGAAAAACCTGGTGTTGGCCTGGGAGATCAGCGTGGACTACCTGGCGGTGCGGCTGCAAAACCTCATGGGCGAGGTGCGGTGCGGCCAGGATCTGGAGCTGGGGCTGGGGCCCGACCCCGAGGCCTGCTTGGACCGGTTGGCCCAGGCCAGCAAGGAGCTGCTGCGGGGACTGGGCCACAATGTCTATCTGCGAGGATTATGCCTGAGCGTGCCGGGATTGGTCGAACCACGGCCGGGGCACCTCACCCTGGCCCCAAACCTGGGCTGGCAGGACCTGCCGCTGCTGGAGATGCTGGAGCACAAGCTCATCCAGCACAAAATCCGGGTGGAAACCCCGCCCATCCTCGAGAACGAGGCCAACGCCGCCGCGCTGGGGGTGTACACCCTGGGCGAGTGGCGGGTTGCCAATCTGGCCTATCTGAGCCTGGGCATTGGGCTGGGCAGCGGTCTGGTGCTCGACCGGCAGCTCTTTTGGGGCAGCCACGGCCACGCGGGGGAGATCGGGCACGTCCCCCTCGATCCGCAGGGGCCGCCCTGTCGCTGCGGCAAGCGTGGCTGCGCCGAGACTTTCGTCAGCCTCAAGGCCTGGCGGGCCGACCCCACCGAGGCCGGGCTGGAGCGCATGGCCGACAAGCTGGGGCTCTTGTTGGCCCAGCTTCTCAACCTGCTCGACCCCGATGTGGTGGTGCTGGGCGGGCCGCTGGTCGAGGAGGTCGGGCCCCGCCTGCTGCCGCTGGCCCGCGCCGCCGCCCGGCGCTACGCCCTCGAGCAGCCCGCCCGTACCGCCCAGATCGCGCTCTCGCCCTTTGGCCGCGACAGCGCCATCTTGGGGGCGGGCGTGCTGGCTATCCGCGCCTTTCTCGAGGCCCAGCGGAGCGGGGTGGACATCTGA